The DNA sequence CGGGTGAAGTAAGATTATTTCAGTGACAAAAACCTCAACCATTTAAAAAGCACAAGAGGGTCATAGTAAAATCAAttcattaagtaaattatGGGCCTTTAGTTTAATGCAACTTTTTGATTTAGAGTTGATGAAATGTTCTAACGAAACAGTACAATGACCTCTTTCATGTACAACTGaacattttcaacttttccTATGCAAAATAGGCTGGAGAAATGTTACTAAGATGAGCACACTTTGCAGCTCTTCCTACAATAGCCGTTGCCTTCCTTAGACCCAATCATATACAGAGGATTCTTTTCGCATTCTCCTCTAAGAGCCCATGCAGGGCAGTTTGGATTCTCGTCGACACAGTCACCACTCGATGAACTGGATACTGGCGTATCAAAAGACCGCACATGAATCCACTTGGTGGCGGACCACTTTTCGCCTTCAATGACAGGACAGCTCCCATGCAAGCTCGTGTTATCAGTAGTTGCATCAGGATGAAGACTGAAAAACAATAGAGCATCACCCTTCCTTGGTTTCACTGTAAACAGAAGAAACGAGAAACACGATGTCACCAGTTTAATACAATTGACACCATAAAGCGGAAGCTGCTCATTTCACATCTTCATCTATCTCCATCGACTTAAAGAACAATGATATGATCGATctaaaataagtgaaaatgcCATGCCAAGTTGAAAAGAGAATGACAGTCAGAATGAATCAACACCAACacgaattttcttttcatcaacACTCAAGTGAAACATTGcaagggggaaaaaaataaatcagagTTTCTAAGACCGCTCAACATCATTCtcttaaaaagtattttatttacatcAGCACCCTCTCAGGTAGCAAGAGAGCATTTTACCCCAAGCATGTATATACCACTGAAATTTATCTCAAGATGAAGAAAATTACCGGATACACAACACTGTCAAATCATGTTTACCTGCATAACCCTCTTTAGCGCAATCAGACCAGTCATCGCCCTTTGGCTGTTTATCTTTCTCCTGCATATGCAGTAGACATTCAAATAAAGAGAaggatttttatatatagtgtCTATAGGAAGAGAAAACAAGGAATCACAAACTCACCTCTGAATTAGGAAACACTGTTTCTCCTCCCCTAGCAACATCTGATAAATACATTAGCACAGTAGCTACTCGGTGACCACCCAATTCTTGATTGGCCTTGTCatggaaaaaatcaaaatgtgGCTCATACTTTTGGCCATGTTCATAATGCAAAACCTGCATAGCCTCCCCATTCTCTGCACAACAGATTCATCAGATCAATAAGAAGGCTTAATTGAATGATGAAATACCACTGGAACACTAACAAAGCCATTCCAACAATACCTATAGGGAGGAATGTCCATGCTGCAATTCTTGCCTCGATACCAGCAACTATTTCATCCTTCAATCAAGAAACAGAGAACAAAATTTCATCATATGGGTATTCTAACATCAGAGAACAGTGAAGTTGAAGCAGGCAGATGAAAAGGTTGCACAAGTAAGAATCCATCTCTTTGGACACATGTTATGTCAATGAACTACATtgaaatggtatgttaatccAGTATGGTAGAGCTCACGAATAAATACTTACGAACTAAAATAGCTTCAACTCATGATTTATGTTCAAACAAATGCGACACTAAAGCAAACATAATGCGGGCTGCAGTTTCTTCACAAAACAAGATTCACCTTGGATTATCAGCATACACAGGCTGAAAGGATTAACATTTCGGGCAACTAAGAACctaatgtttttgtttctgaTGTAGGGcataaatgatatttaaatGTGAAACCATGATTTACCAAAAAATCCAAACCAACCATTCAGTCATAAGATACATGCAATTGGGGCCCTGagattcaaattattaaaaatcatcACAGCATCTCGGATTTTGCTTACCTGAGCCTTCCCCAGAAACATGCCTGAACTCGTACGGACCTCACTCTCTATACTCTTGCCAGAATCATTGTCAGCTACCATAGATTTCTCCAGCTTATCTTTAGCCTACTCATACAAATCCAGAGCACGTTCACCACAACATTAAGGAAGAACCCATAATTTGTGTTCGTTCCTCCCCCACAAACAAATCACAAATAGATAAATCCACAGTAGCCAAAGGGGAATTGCAAGAAAGCAAGGATTTTGCCAGTTGACCCTTTTTCCATAAAacataattactaatatttaaaaGCATTTCAATTTATGCATTAGTCTTATATTAAACCGGGGAGCATCAATGAGTTAAAAAAGTGAAGGgtgcaaaaaaagaaaagaattggcTAACCAGAGCAATGAGATGATCACACTCCTTATGATTCAAAAATCCTCTGTACAGAAAGGCCCTGCAGAATAACAGTTACCACCCAAAACCCATATCAtcattcatcacaaaaaacaGACAATTTCACATAAAATGTATGCatccatttaaaattttaaaattcctGTAAATCAAAAGATCCAAAAAGAAACCTGGGGTTCCAAGAGATTTGAGTGACCCGGGTCGGATCAAACGCAGCCAAAGAACCACCACTCGTCAATTTCAACACTGATTCTCTTCTGATGTAaacccacaaaaaataaaaacaaaagacatATCAGCCCTGATCTAcattcttcatttttaatcaaaagGCGGATATAAGGAGAAAGATCACATACCCATGAGAGAATTGAACaagaaaacagagaaaaatcaaaagaaaaaatctcgCGTCCATAAAGGggtaaaaaattcaatctttttcccccttcttttctgaaaatatctcctct is a window from the Sesamum indicum cultivar Zhongzhi No. 13 linkage group LG15, S_indicum_v1.0, whole genome shotgun sequence genome containing:
- the LOC105177197 gene encoding probable prolyl 4-hydroxylase 7 isoform X2 — protein: MDARFFLLIFLCFLVQFSHGESVLKLTSGGSLAAFDPTRVTQISWNPRAFLYRGFLNHKECDHLIALAKDKLEKSMVADNDSGKSIESEVRTSSGMFLGKAQDEIVAGIEARIAAWTFLPIENGEAMQVLHYEHGQKYEPHFDFFHDKANQELGGHRVATVLMYLSDVARGGETVFPNSEEKDKQPKGDDWSDCAKEGYAVKPRKGDALLFFSLHPDATTDNTSLHGSCPVIEGEKWSATKWIHVRSFDTPVSSSSSGDCVDENPNCPAWALRGECEKNPLYMIGSKEGNGYCRKSCKVCSS
- the LOC105177197 gene encoding probable prolyl 4-hydroxylase 7 isoform X1 yields the protein MDARFFLLIFLCFLVQFSHGRESVLKLTSGGSLAAFDPTRVTQISWNPRAFLYRGFLNHKECDHLIALAKDKLEKSMVADNDSGKSIESEVRTSSGMFLGKAQDEIVAGIEARIAAWTFLPIENGEAMQVLHYEHGQKYEPHFDFFHDKANQELGGHRVATVLMYLSDVARGGETVFPNSEEKDKQPKGDDWSDCAKEGYAVKPRKGDALLFFSLHPDATTDNTSLHGSCPVIEGEKWSATKWIHVRSFDTPVSSSSSGDCVDENPNCPAWALRGECEKNPLYMIGSKEGNGYCRKSCKVCSS